A portion of the Lolium rigidum isolate FL_2022 chromosome 1, APGP_CSIRO_Lrig_0.1, whole genome shotgun sequence genome contains these proteins:
- the LOC124677144 gene encoding tricin synthase 1-like isoform X2 → MLIKMAGAKKTIEVGVFTGYSLLATALALPADGKVVAIDTDRECYEVGRPFIEKAGVAHKVDFREGPGLDRLDELLAEQDDGAAPYDFAFVDADKPNYVKYHEQLLRLVRVGGTIIYDNTLWGGTVAMPPGTPMSDRDTRFSAAIRDLNAKLAADPRIEVCQLAIADGVTICRRLV, encoded by the coding sequence ATGCTGATCAAGATGGCGGGCGCCAAGAAAACCATCGAGGTGGGCGTCTTCACTGGCTACTCGCTCCTCGCCACCGCGCTCGCCCTCCCCGCCGACGGCAAGGTGGTCGCCATCGACACCGACCGCGAGTGCTACGAGGTGGGCCGCCCCTTCATCGAGAAGGCCGGCGTGGCGCACAAGGTGGACTTCCGCGAGGGccccggcctcgaccgcctcgacgAGCTCCTCGCCGAGCAGGACGACGGTGCCGCGCCCTACGACTTCGCCTTCGTCGACGCCGACAAGCCCAACTACGTCAAGTACCACGAGCAGCTGCTTCGCCTCGTCCGCGTCGGTGGCACCATCATCTACGACAACACGCTCTGGGGCGGCACCGTCGCCATGCCGCCAGGCACGCCCATGTCCGACCGCGACACCAGGTTCTCCGCCGCCATCAGGGACCTCAACGccaagctcgccgccgacccgcgCATCGAGGTCTGCCAGCTCGCCATCGCAGACGGCGTCACCATCTGCCGCCGCCTCGTCTGA
- the LOC124677144 gene encoding tricin synthase 1-like isoform X1, translated as MAPSTDIVPNVHSSIDSSNKTLLKSDALYTYILDTTVFPNEHECMRELRLVTDKHRWGYMQSSADEAQLLGMLIKMAGAKKTIEVGVFTGYSLLATALALPADGKVVAIDTDRECYEVGRPFIEKAGVAHKVDFREGPGLDRLDELLAEQDDGAAPYDFAFVDADKPNYVKYHEQLLRLVRVGGTIIYDNTLWGGTVAMPPGTPMSDRDTRFSAAIRDLNAKLAADPRIEVCQLAIADGVTICRRLV; from the exons ATGGCGCCCAGCACTGACATCGTTCCCAACGTCCACAGCAGCATCGACAGCAGCAACAAGACGCTGCTCAAGAGCGACGCCCTGTACACGTACATCCTCGACACCACCGTGTTCCCCAACGAGCACGAGTGCATGCGCGAACTGCGCCTCGTCACCGACAAGCACCGCTG GGGCTACATGCAGTCGTCGGCGGACGAGGCGCAGTTGCTGGGGATGCTGATCAAGATGGCGGGCGCCAAGAAAACCATCGAGGTGGGCGTCTTCACTGGCTACTCGCTCCTCGCCACCGCGCTCGCCCTCCCCGCCGACGGCAAGGTGGTCGCCATCGACACCGACCGCGAGTGCTACGAGGTGGGCCGCCCCTTCATCGAGAAGGCCGGCGTGGCGCACAAGGTGGACTTCCGCGAGGGccccggcctcgaccgcctcgacgAGCTCCTCGCCGAGCAGGACGACGGTGCCGCGCCCTACGACTTCGCCTTCGTCGACGCCGACAAGCCCAACTACGTCAAGTACCACGAGCAGCTGCTTCGCCTCGTCCGCGTCGGTGGCACCATCATCTACGACAACACGCTCTGGGGCGGCACCGTCGCCATGCCGCCAGGCACGCCCATGTCCGACCGCGACACCAGGTTCTCCGCCGCCATCAGGGACCTCAACGccaagctcgccgccgacccgcgCATCGAGGTCTGCCAGCTCGCCATCGCAGACGGCGTCACCATCTGCCGCCGCCTCGTCTGA